In Arthrobacter sp. QXT-31, one genomic interval encodes:
- a CDS encoding MFS transporter has product MKQAAVESGRKPARRPGQRATAIAALTTVVAVLPVFLVGGLAVQLEQDLGMTASALGVAVATFWAVSALLSAPAGYVASGLGLRRGVPLAVGLGFVALAGIAFVTPHWAWLIVWLGFAGAANALIHPLSNGLIVDQVAVRNRAFSFGLKQAAIPTATLTAGLSVPVFALTVGWSWTFALAALLAASLIPVLLRTLPRDSSVPRRSGKAAREPLPRRLKPFLFATAAASALGAGQANVVGAFTVTMAVQAGFDAAGAGLLLGAASVAGILARPLVGIAADRGIGGSMATVALMMGAGSLGLLGMASGFPIAYGAGAVVAFGLGWGWNGLAHYVVSRTAHPFTLQATGITQSGTYIGGTLGPLLFGIVFSQFGPAVGWTLAAAVAATGAGASLIAFRLEKGLRGGPAPA; this is encoded by the coding sequence GCTGTCCAGCTCGAGCAGGACCTGGGCATGACGGCGTCGGCACTCGGTGTCGCGGTGGCCACCTTCTGGGCTGTGTCAGCACTGCTGTCCGCCCCGGCAGGGTATGTGGCGAGCGGACTCGGGCTTCGACGCGGGGTTCCGCTGGCCGTCGGGCTGGGGTTCGTTGCGCTGGCCGGCATCGCGTTTGTCACTCCGCACTGGGCATGGCTCATCGTCTGGCTCGGTTTCGCCGGTGCAGCAAACGCCCTTATCCACCCGCTGTCCAACGGCCTGATCGTGGATCAGGTGGCGGTCCGCAACCGCGCCTTCTCGTTTGGCCTCAAGCAGGCAGCCATTCCGACGGCGACGCTCACCGCCGGCCTGTCGGTCCCGGTTTTCGCCCTCACCGTGGGGTGGAGCTGGACCTTTGCGCTGGCAGCACTGTTGGCGGCGTCCTTGATCCCGGTCCTCCTTCGCACCCTCCCCCGTGACAGCAGCGTCCCCCGGCGCTCCGGCAAAGCTGCCCGTGAGCCTCTTCCCCGGAGGCTGAAACCCTTCCTTTTTGCGACAGCGGCAGCCAGCGCGCTAGGAGCCGGGCAGGCCAATGTGGTGGGTGCTTTCACCGTGACCATGGCTGTGCAGGCGGGATTCGATGCCGCCGGCGCGGGCCTGTTGCTGGGCGCTGCCAGCGTGGCCGGGATTCTGGCGCGGCCGCTGGTGGGTATCGCTGCCGATCGGGGAATCGGCGGCTCGATGGCCACCGTGGCCCTGATGATGGGGGCCGGAAGCCTGGGGCTGCTCGGCATGGCGTCCGGCTTCCCGATCGCCTACGGAGCCGGCGCCGTCGTCGCGTTCGGGTTGGGCTGGGGCTGGAACGGCCTGGCCCATTACGTGGTCTCCCGCACGGCGCATCCGTTCACCCTCCAGGCCACCGGGATCACGCAGAGCGGCACCTACATCGGCGGAACGCTGGGGCCGTTGCTGTTCGGGATCGTGTTTTCCCAGTTCGGTCCGGCCGTTGGGTGGACGCTTGCAGCTGCGGTGGCAGCAACCGGGGCAGGGGCCTCGCTCATCGCGTTCCGTCTGGAGAAGGGGTTGCGCGGCGGGCCCGCCCCGGCATAA
- a CDS encoding YciI-like protein gives MHAVLEYTYEDNYLQTREKYRSDHLRAAWEAVERGDLLLGGAVGEGPFTGLLIFTGENALEAARTFAAADPYVTAGVVTSWTARPWTTVVGKEAATPVRP, from the coding sequence ATGCACGCCGTGCTCGAATACACCTATGAGGACAACTACCTTCAGACCCGCGAAAAATATCGCTCAGATCACCTCAGGGCGGCGTGGGAAGCAGTGGAACGGGGCGACCTTCTGCTGGGTGGGGCCGTTGGGGAGGGACCCTTTACTGGGCTGCTGATCTTCACGGGCGAGAACGCGCTCGAGGCTGCAAGGACTTTTGCAGCCGCTGATCCTTACGTCACCGCCGGCGTGGTGACGTCGTGGACCGCCCGCCCGTGGACAACGGTGGTGGGAAAAGAGGCGGCCACACCCGTCCGCCCGTAA
- a CDS encoding 2,3-butanediol dehydrogenase encodes MKAARFHARKDIRIEDIPEPELRAGAVKIDVAWCGICGTDLHEYLEGPIFCPPPGQPHPLSHEESPVTLGHEFSGTVSEIGEGVTGLAKGDNVVVEPYFVDGDCDMCQAGSYHLCRQMGFIGLSGGGGGLSEKIVVDQRWVHPIGDIPLDEAALIEPLSVAHHAVARSGVKAGDTALVGGSGPIGLLTAAVLKGMGVTTIISELTQARKEKATSSGVADHVLDPSKEDVPARVRELTGGTGADVAFECAGVNAVLDTMLDSVRPGAVVVNVSIWGAPATVDMQKLVLKEIDLRGTIAYVRDHPAVIKMVQEGKVDLKPFITGRIALEDLVEQGFDTLINHKDTAVKVLVHP; translated from the coding sequence ATGAAGGCAGCACGATTCCACGCCCGCAAGGACATCCGCATCGAGGACATCCCGGAGCCGGAACTCCGCGCAGGGGCGGTGAAGATCGACGTCGCGTGGTGCGGGATCTGCGGCACGGACCTGCACGAATACCTGGAAGGGCCCATCTTCTGTCCTCCTCCCGGCCAGCCGCACCCGCTCTCCCACGAGGAATCCCCGGTGACCCTGGGGCACGAATTCTCCGGCACTGTCTCGGAAATCGGCGAAGGGGTGACGGGCCTGGCGAAAGGGGACAACGTCGTCGTCGAACCCTATTTTGTGGACGGCGACTGCGACATGTGCCAGGCCGGCAGCTACCACCTGTGCCGGCAGATGGGCTTCATCGGGCTGTCCGGCGGCGGGGGAGGGCTGAGCGAGAAGATCGTGGTGGACCAGCGGTGGGTGCACCCCATCGGGGACATTCCGCTGGATGAGGCGGCGCTGATCGAGCCGCTGTCCGTGGCGCACCACGCCGTGGCGCGCAGCGGCGTGAAGGCGGGCGACACAGCGCTGGTGGGCGGGTCCGGGCCCATCGGGCTGCTCACCGCCGCCGTCCTGAAGGGCATGGGGGTGACCACGATCATCAGCGAACTCACCCAGGCGCGCAAGGAAAAAGCCACCTCCAGCGGCGTGGCGGACCACGTCCTGGACCCGAGCAAGGAGGACGTCCCGGCGCGGGTGCGCGAGCTGACCGGCGGGACGGGGGCCGACGTCGCGTTCGAATGCGCCGGCGTGAACGCGGTGCTGGACACCATGCTCGACTCCGTCCGGCCAGGCGCCGTTGTGGTCAACGTGTCCATCTGGGGCGCGCCCGCCACGGTGGACATGCAGAAGCTGGTGCTCAAGGAGATCGACCTGCGCGGCACCATCGCCTACGTCCGGGACCACCCCGCCGTGATCAAGATGGTGCAGGAGGGCAAGGTGGACCTCAAACCCTTCATCACCGGCCGGATCGCGCTGGAGGACCTGGTGGAGCAGGGCTTCGACACCCTGATCAACCACAAGGACACGGCGGTGAAGGTGCTGGTGCACCCGTAG
- a CDS encoding NAD(P)/FAD-dependent oxidoreductase translates to MTETPTAAAQAWLASLDGALQRRDVDAALDLFEDESYWRDFVAFTWNLKTLEGKADIGRMLEATLDHVRPASWALAEDATGSAAADGTVEAWITFETGAARGYGHLRLRNGRCWTLLTTMQELKGFEEKKGPRREQGVAHEIIRGRRSWKELKEEQEARLGYEEQPYCVVIGGGQGGIGLAARLKRLGVPTIVIEKNQNPGDSWRNRYKSLHLHDPVWYDHLPYLKFPDDWPVFAAKDKIGDWLEHYTRIMELNYWAGTECVGAEYDDGTQEWAVSVLRNGEPVTLRPRQLVFALGVSGYPNIPAFDGAESFLGEQRHSSQHPGGGDWTGKKAVVIGSNNSAHDICADLWEHGADVTMVQRSSTHIARSESLMDLALGDLYSEKALANGVTTEKADLLFASLPYRILPEAQVPVYQEMARRDAEFYSQLEAAGFDLDFGVDGSGLFLKYLRRGSGYYIDVGASQLIIDGRVKLKSGQVSKITGNAVVMDDGTELEADLIVYATGYGSMNGWLADLVSPEIADKVGKCWGYGSDTPKDPGPWEGELRNMWKPTNVPNLWIHGGNLHQSRHYSSYLALQLKARMEGLETPVYELQPSHHTR, encoded by the coding sequence ATGACCGAAACACCCACCGCCGCCGCGCAGGCCTGGCTGGCCAGCCTGGACGGCGCGCTGCAGCGCCGCGACGTGGACGCCGCGCTGGACCTCTTCGAGGACGAAAGCTACTGGCGCGACTTCGTGGCGTTCACCTGGAACCTGAAAACACTGGAAGGCAAGGCGGACATCGGCCGCATGCTCGAGGCCACGCTGGACCACGTCCGGCCGGCAAGCTGGGCGCTCGCGGAGGACGCCACCGGTAGCGCCGCCGCCGACGGGACCGTAGAAGCCTGGATCACGTTCGAAACCGGCGCCGCCCGCGGCTACGGCCACCTCCGGCTGCGAAACGGCAGGTGCTGGACACTGCTCACCACCATGCAGGAGCTGAAGGGCTTCGAGGAGAAGAAGGGCCCGCGCCGGGAACAGGGCGTAGCGCACGAAATCATCCGCGGCCGCCGCTCCTGGAAGGAACTCAAGGAGGAACAGGAAGCGCGGCTCGGCTACGAGGAGCAGCCCTACTGCGTGGTCATCGGCGGCGGGCAGGGCGGCATCGGCCTCGCCGCCCGGCTGAAGCGGCTGGGCGTGCCCACCATCGTGATCGAGAAGAACCAGAACCCGGGCGACTCCTGGCGGAACCGCTACAAGTCCCTGCACCTGCACGACCCCGTCTGGTACGACCACCTGCCTTACCTCAAGTTCCCGGACGACTGGCCCGTCTTCGCCGCCAAGGACAAGATCGGCGACTGGCTGGAGCACTACACCCGGATCATGGAGCTGAACTACTGGGCCGGCACCGAGTGCGTGGGCGCAGAGTACGACGACGGCACGCAGGAATGGGCGGTCAGCGTCCTCCGCAACGGCGAACCGGTGACGCTCCGGCCCAGGCAGCTGGTCTTCGCCCTGGGTGTCTCCGGCTACCCGAACATCCCCGCGTTCGACGGTGCCGAGAGCTTCCTGGGGGAGCAGCGGCACTCCTCCCAGCACCCCGGCGGCGGGGACTGGACCGGGAAGAAGGCGGTGGTGATCGGCTCCAACAACTCCGCGCATGACATCTGCGCGGACCTGTGGGAGCACGGCGCCGACGTCACCATGGTACAGCGCTCCTCCACCCACATTGCCCGCAGCGAATCGCTGATGGACCTGGCACTGGGTGACCTGTACTCGGAGAAGGCGCTCGCCAACGGCGTCACCACGGAGAAGGCGGACCTGCTGTTCGCGTCCCTTCCGTACCGGATCCTGCCGGAGGCGCAGGTGCCCGTGTACCAGGAGATGGCCCGGCGGGACGCCGAGTTCTACTCGCAGCTGGAGGCCGCCGGGTTTGACCTGGACTTCGGCGTGGACGGTTCCGGCCTGTTCCTGAAGTACCTGCGGCGCGGTTCCGGCTACTACATCGACGTCGGCGCCTCCCAGCTGATCATCGACGGGCGGGTGAAGCTGAAGTCCGGGCAGGTTTCCAAGATCACCGGCAACGCGGTGGTGATGGACGACGGCACCGAGCTGGAGGCCGACCTCATTGTCTACGCCACCGGCTACGGATCCATGAACGGCTGGCTGGCGGACCTGGTCTCTCCCGAAATCGCGGACAAAGTAGGAAAATGCTGGGGATACGGTTCAGACACGCCAAAAGACCCTGGCCCCTGGGAGGGGGAGCTGCGCAACATGTGGAAACCAACCAACGTTCCCAACCTCTGGATCCACGGCGGCAACCTGCACCAGAGCCGGCATTATTCCTCTTACCTGGCACTGCAGCTCAAGGCCCGGATGGAAGGGCTGGAGACTCCGGTGTACGAACTCCAGCCCAGCCACCACACCCGCTGA
- a CDS encoding GAF domain-containing protein — MDYGLRFSDPAKYARALRRAHELVISGVPRPEIPVPLAESWRRSMALGISPDQHSPRHVHDPSEVLQLRREHRLQRVMPALQDLLADDSSSGRHLLVLTDASGEILWRVGSREALQRADRLEFSEGADWSEAGIGTNAISEALVTGGPVQLFSAEHLVRTHHDWTCTAAPITDPLTGALLGVLDVSGPLDTISADTLRMVRCAVRVAETLLGTSDGGASLGASSSVRASRQDARRGVAAVSSLELLGDRPAAVFADGSRVPLTLRRAEILALLDSRSQGWSADELAYELHGDAGTPQAIRTEMFRVRSLLGAAVESNPYRLAAGLAGCSDSGRVLRLLREGLVAEALDAYSAPLLSRSGALAVQLLRDQLDLAVGSAVRSSADANLLVRWLSTDMGCTDAEGVKALGQLVGRDDPRYSAFRASSALCG, encoded by the coding sequence GTGGACTACGGCCTGAGGTTCTCGGACCCGGCGAAGTACGCGCGCGCCCTGCGTCGGGCGCACGAGCTGGTCATCTCCGGTGTCCCGCGCCCGGAGATCCCCGTGCCGCTGGCTGAGTCGTGGCGCCGGTCCATGGCGCTGGGCATCAGCCCGGACCAGCACAGCCCGCGCCACGTGCACGATCCGTCCGAGGTGCTGCAGCTGCGGCGGGAGCACCGGCTGCAGCGGGTGATGCCGGCGCTGCAGGACCTGCTGGCGGACGATTCCAGTTCCGGCCGGCACCTGCTGGTGCTCACCGACGCGAGCGGCGAGATCCTGTGGCGGGTGGGCAGCCGGGAGGCGCTGCAGCGGGCGGACCGGCTGGAGTTCTCCGAAGGTGCGGACTGGTCCGAGGCGGGGATCGGCACCAACGCCATCAGCGAGGCGCTGGTCACCGGCGGCCCGGTGCAGCTGTTCTCCGCCGAGCACCTGGTCCGCACCCACCACGACTGGACCTGCACCGCGGCGCCCATCACGGACCCTTTGACGGGTGCGCTGCTGGGCGTGCTGGACGTCTCCGGCCCCCTGGATACCATCAGCGCGGACACGCTGCGGATGGTGCGGTGCGCGGTCCGGGTGGCGGAGACGCTGCTGGGCACGTCCGACGGCGGCGCCTCCTTGGGTGCGTCGTCTTCCGTGCGTGCGTCCCGGCAGGATGCGCGGCGGGGTGTTGCCGCTGTTTCTTCGCTGGAGCTGCTTGGGGACCGGCCTGCCGCGGTGTTTGCCGACGGCAGCCGGGTACCGTTGACGCTGCGCCGGGCGGAGATCCTGGCGCTGTTGGACTCACGGTCGCAGGGATGGAGCGCCGACGAATTGGCGTATGAGCTGCACGGGGATGCGGGCACACCGCAGGCCATCCGGACCGAGATGTTCCGGGTGCGGTCGCTGCTGGGCGCTGCCGTGGAGTCGAACCCGTACCGGCTGGCTGCAGGCTTGGCCGGCTGTTCCGACTCGGGGCGTGTGCTGCGGCTGCTGCGGGAGGGGCTAGTAGCGGAAGCGCTGGATGCGTACTCCGCTCCCCTGCTTAGCCGGTCTGGGGCTCTGGCGGTGCAGCTGCTGCGCGACCAGCTGGACCTGGCGGTTGGTTCGGCGGTGCGGTCCAGTGCGGATGCCAACCTCCTGGTCCGATGGTTGTCCACGGATATGGGGTGCACGGACGCGGAGGGTGTGAAAGCGCTGGGACAGCTGGTGGGCCGCGATGATCCCCGGTATTCGGCGTTCCGCGCTTCCTCTGCGCTCTGTGGCTGA
- a CDS encoding nucleoside hydrolase has translation MTSFPFYLDCDTGIDDALALAYLLASPQADVRGIGAVSGNVSAAVGARNTLDLLELAGHAHIPVALGAHDPLAGSFGGGAPWVHGANGIGEVELSTAAAELAPETAAEMLVRLAHEHPGTLRVLAIGPLTNIAEALRLEPSLPQLVAEITIMGGAALAPGNLTPVAEANIANDPEAAALVLSAGWNVTLVPLDVTMTNVLEENHRQELLASSGAVPRALGEMLGYYFRFYEGLFGRACSAMHDPLAAALAVGSVRAAVAPMVHVDVDTTSGPGRGQTVCDMRGLYMDFPEQPGARCRVVLSLEDDFAPHLVETLLGHFENAPLPAKWDAAIA, from the coding sequence ATGACCAGTTTCCCGTTCTACCTCGACTGCGACACCGGCATTGATGACGCCCTCGCCCTGGCCTACCTGCTCGCCTCCCCGCAGGCCGACGTGCGGGGCATCGGCGCCGTCAGCGGCAACGTCAGTGCCGCCGTCGGCGCCCGCAACACCCTGGACCTGCTAGAGCTCGCCGGGCACGCGCACATCCCCGTCGCCCTCGGCGCGCACGACCCCCTTGCCGGTTCCTTCGGCGGGGGAGCGCCGTGGGTGCACGGCGCCAACGGCATCGGCGAGGTTGAGCTTTCGACGGCGGCTGCCGAACTGGCGCCGGAGACCGCGGCCGAGATGCTGGTGCGGCTGGCGCACGAGCACCCCGGCACGCTGCGGGTCCTGGCCATCGGCCCGCTCACCAACATCGCCGAGGCGCTGCGGCTGGAGCCGTCCCTGCCGCAGCTGGTTGCGGAGATCACGATCATGGGCGGTGCGGCCCTGGCCCCGGGGAACCTCACGCCCGTGGCGGAGGCGAACATCGCCAACGACCCCGAGGCTGCCGCCCTGGTGCTGTCCGCCGGCTGGAACGTGACCCTGGTGCCGCTGGACGTGACCATGACCAACGTGCTGGAGGAGAACCACCGGCAGGAGCTGCTTGCATCGTCCGGTGCCGTGCCGCGGGCGCTGGGGGAGATGCTCGGCTACTACTTCCGGTTCTACGAGGGCCTGTTCGGGCGCGCCTGCTCCGCGATGCACGATCCGCTTGCCGCGGCGCTCGCGGTTGGTTCAGTTAGGGCTGCCGTTGCACCGATGGTGCATGTCGACGTCGACACCACGTCCGGACCCGGCCGCGGGCAGACCGTCTGTGACATGCGAGGGCTGTACATGGACTTCCCGGAGCAGCCCGGCGCCCGCTGCCGGGTGGTGCTGTCGCTGGAGGACGACTTCGCGCCGCATTTGGTGGAGACGCTGCTGGGGCACTTCGAAAATGCTCCCCTGCCAGCGAAATGGGATGCAGCCATCGCGTAG
- a CDS encoding MFS transporter, producing MNTPANATASPPAAVESETDVTKLAGRPAALLITTLLLGVLSFQLNASMVTPALPQIAASFGHAADAAAPVQSMFFLAGAIAGPVIGRWSDFIGRRTALLLVLAIMGAGTILCIAAPTLPLLVAGRFLQGVSSAVFALSYIVLSENLQPRVFGTSVGIIAAVNGGVGGVDGYVGGLMSETLGFRSIFVVVLVLTAIAAGCILKTVPKGRPQHVRGAMDWWGAGSLSVFLVFITYFVSGGSAAGWTAPGTLALLAGTIVSFAAFWMIEKRRSHPLIAVHHLRSRQVWPVIASTVLTLAGIFAVMNFTVVLLSQDKGSGFGLSPSLSALLFLTPAALIGVFAAPLAGWLAGRRGWIKVLRTGTAMSLACAAAAAAFSSNQIAVIIAVAALGIFYNGLFLTAINGLSVLLSPKEAPASLPSINGASFGIGASLGVVVVAPFAAQATAGGYATALWISVGITAAAFIVSLFVPAPKGETH from the coding sequence GTGAACACCCCAGCCAACGCGACCGCATCGCCGCCCGCCGCCGTCGAAAGCGAAACCGACGTGACTAAACTTGCCGGCCGCCCGGCCGCCCTGCTGATCACCACCCTGCTGCTCGGCGTGCTGTCCTTCCAGCTCAACGCCAGCATGGTCACCCCGGCGCTGCCGCAGATCGCCGCCAGCTTCGGCCACGCCGCCGACGCCGCAGCCCCCGTGCAGTCCATGTTCTTCCTCGCCGGCGCCATCGCCGGCCCCGTGATCGGCAGGTGGAGCGACTTCATCGGCCGCCGCACGGCCCTCCTGCTGGTCCTGGCCATCATGGGCGCCGGCACCATCCTCTGCATCGCGGCGCCCACGCTGCCGCTGCTGGTCGCTGGCCGCTTCCTGCAGGGCGTCTCCAGCGCGGTCTTCGCGCTGTCCTACATCGTGCTCAGCGAGAACCTGCAGCCGCGCGTCTTCGGCACCTCGGTGGGCATCATCGCCGCCGTCAACGGCGGCGTCGGGGGAGTGGACGGCTACGTCGGCGGGCTGATGTCCGAGACCCTCGGCTTCCGGTCCATCTTCGTCGTCGTCCTGGTGCTCACCGCCATCGCCGCCGGCTGCATCCTCAAGACCGTCCCGAAGGGGCGGCCGCAGCACGTCCGCGGCGCCATGGACTGGTGGGGCGCGGGCTCGCTCTCGGTGTTCCTGGTATTCATCACGTACTTTGTCTCCGGCGGATCGGCCGCGGGCTGGACCGCTCCCGGCACCCTGGCCCTGCTGGCCGGCACCATCGTGTCCTTCGCCGCCTTCTGGATGATCGAGAAGCGCCGCAGCCACCCGCTCATCGCCGTCCACCACCTGCGCTCCCGCCAGGTGTGGCCCGTCATCGCCTCCACGGTCCTGACCCTCGCCGGCATCTTCGCCGTCATGAACTTCACGGTGGTGCTGCTCAGCCAGGACAAGGGCTCCGGCTTCGGTCTCAGCCCGTCGCTGTCCGCCCTGCTGTTCCTCACCCCGGCCGCGCTCATCGGCGTCTTCGCCGCGCCGCTGGCCGGCTGGCTCGCCGGCCGACGCGGCTGGATCAAGGTCCTCCGCACCGGCACCGCGATGAGCCTGGCCTGCGCCGCCGCTGCCGCCGCGTTCTCGAGCAACCAGATCGCGGTGATTATCGCCGTCGCCGCCCTCGGCATCTTCTACAACGGCCTCTTCCTCACCGCCATCAACGGACTCTCAGTCCTGCTCTCGCCCAAGGAAGCACCCGCCTCCCTGCCCAGCATCAACGGTGCCTCCTTCGGCATCGGGGCGAGCCTCGGCGTCGTGGTTGTTGCCCCGTTCGCCGCGCAGGCGACCGCCGGCGGGTACGCCACCGCCCTCTGGATCTCGGTGGGCATCACCGCCGCCGCGTTCATCGTCAGCCTCTTTGTCCCCGCCCCCAAGGGCGAAACCCACTAG
- a CDS encoding ribokinase — MGTQLPAVTVVGSINLDMIATTDRLPTAGETIGGGVLSQQPGGKGANQAVAAARLGGSSRMIGAVGNDAQGRLMLEALSSAGVDTADVAVLDGDATGTALIVVDRDGENQIVVCPGANSGFSLEGVSFGPDESVLCQLEVGLDVVLEAARKSSGFFVLNAAPAMDLPAELLERCDLVIVNETEYELIPALADAKLVAVTYGKNGSAMFEHGRKVAKAPAAAVTVANTIGAGDAFCAALVLALRLGLPYQRALAAANAVGADAVGDDASQPVLGRLEKYLA, encoded by the coding sequence ATGGGCACTCAGCTTCCCGCCGTCACCGTCGTCGGCAGCATCAACCTGGACATGATCGCCACCACCGACAGGCTCCCCACCGCCGGGGAGACCATCGGCGGGGGCGTCCTGAGCCAGCAGCCCGGCGGTAAAGGAGCGAACCAGGCCGTGGCCGCAGCACGGCTCGGCGGCTCTTCTCGGATGATCGGCGCGGTGGGTAACGACGCGCAGGGCCGGCTGATGCTGGAGGCGCTGTCGTCCGCCGGCGTGGACACCGCGGACGTGGCAGTGCTCGACGGCGACGCGACGGGCACCGCGCTGATCGTGGTGGACCGTGACGGTGAGAACCAGATCGTCGTGTGCCCCGGTGCGAACTCGGGGTTTTCGCTGGAGGGCGTTTCGTTCGGGCCGGATGAGTCGGTGCTGTGCCAGCTCGAGGTCGGGCTGGACGTGGTGTTGGAGGCGGCGCGGAAGTCTTCCGGATTTTTCGTGTTGAACGCTGCCCCGGCCATGGACCTGCCGGCCGAGCTGCTGGAGCGGTGCGATCTGGTGATCGTCAACGAGACAGAGTACGAGCTGATCCCGGCGCTGGCCGACGCGAAGCTCGTTGCGGTGACGTATGGAAAGAACGGCTCGGCGATGTTCGAGCACGGCCGGAAGGTGGCGAAGGCTCCTGCTGCTGCTGTGACGGTGGCGAACACGATCGGGGCGGGTGACGCGTTCTGCGCGGCCCTGGTCTTGGCGCTGCGGTTGGGGCTTCCTTACCAGCGGGCGCTCGCGGCAGCTAATGCCGTGGGGGCGGACGCGGTTGGCGACGATGCATCGCAGCCGGTGCTGGGGCGGTTGGAGAAGTACCTTGCCTAA
- a CDS encoding CU044_2847 family protein → MPKTPIVEISMANGDVILSTAEVADPEQEVGDGKLVIKARELVAKLGPLASEIKESLTELTPDEMTVTLKVGLAIETGAVVAILGGGRVESGIEVAMTWSQG, encoded by the coding sequence ATGCCGAAAACCCCCATCGTTGAGATATCCATGGCCAACGGTGACGTTATTCTCAGTACAGCTGAGGTTGCAGATCCGGAACAGGAGGTTGGCGACGGAAAGCTCGTCATAAAAGCCAGAGAGTTGGTGGCTAAACTGGGGCCTCTCGCATCAGAAATAAAGGAGAGCCTCACGGAGCTCACCCCCGACGAAATGACGGTAACGCTCAAAGTCGGGCTTGCGATTGAGACCGGAGCGGTCGTCGCTATTTTGGGCGGCGGACGAGTAGAGAGCGGAATCGAGGTCGCAATGACTTGGTCACAGGGTTAG